TTAATAGCTGAATTTATTGCTATTATCGCAGAAGAACTATCAGCAGACACAACACCATCAATAGTATTGTTTTTTCTAAAAAAAGATTTAATTTTTTTCTGATGATCATCTTTCTTGAATATTCTTAAAACTAAAGGGTCCTGTCCTCCATTTTCTAAAATAGCTTTATTATAACCACGCTCTCTTAGCTTTCCAACACTTAAATCATCTATATTACTTATAAATACAATATTCTTTCTATTTTCAAGCAGCAAGTTTTTAGTCGCATTATATGTAGCATCAAAATCATCAACAATTACCTTATCACACATAACATCATGAGCTACTCTATCAAACATAACTATTGGTAAACCTTGACTTATTGTTTTTTTAAAATGATCTATTTCATTTTTAATCTGTGTTTCCTCTGAAACGCATAAAATAAATCCATCAACACTTCCACTTGCCAATAATTGTAGACTTGCTTTTTCTGTTTCTAAAGACTCATTAGAAATACATGTAATAATATTGTACCCTAATTTAGTTGCTTCTCTTTCAATACCAAAAAGAACTTTTGCTAAAAAGTGATTAAGAATATTAGGTATAATAACACCTATGGTTTTAGTTTTATTCTGTTTTAAACTTAAAGCCATTCTATTTGGCTTATAGTTATATAATTCAGCAAGTTCTTTAACACGCTTTACGGTTTCCTCTCCAATTTCTTCACTATTATTTAAAGCTTTAGAAACTGTAGAGATAGAAACATTTAACTCTTTTGCAAGCTGTTTTAAAGTAACCATGTTATATATTTAAATAAATTAAAAGTGCACGCAATTTACAAAAATCTCTTTTCGAAATAACTTTGTCTAAAATAAGTTATTAAAGGTTTCTTTTAAGCATGAATATTTTTATTCTGAGCAATAAAAATATAATCTTAAATATAATTTAATGTTTTAAAAGATTGAGAATGGTATTTTTGTGCTTTTAAAAAATATGATATGGATTTTTCAAAAGTAAAACTTGTAGTTAGTGATATGGATGGCACCTTACTTAACACTAATAGCGAAGTAAGTAATCGATTTTTTATTCAGTTTGAAAAACTTAAACAACGTAATATCCACTTTGTAGCTGCAAGCGGTAGACAATACCAAAGTATTTTAGAAAAACTAGATACTATAAAACATGATATTTCCATCATTGCTGAAAATGGTGGCATTATGCAACATAATAATGAAACAAATATTCTTTTACAGTTATCTACTGAAGATGTTTTAAAAACTATTAAAACTTTAAGAAATATTGAAGGATGTTATATTGTTTTATGTGGAAGAAAATCGGCTTACATAGAAACTAACGATTCGAATTTTATTTCAAAATTCAGTAAATATTATGCAGAGTATAAAATTGTTGAAGACCTTACCAGAGTAACAAACGATGATTTTTTAAAAATTGCTGTTTATCATTTTGAATCTTCTGAAACATATATTTATCCACATTTAAAAGCATTATCAAACCAATTGCAAATAATTGTTTCTGGACAAAACTGGCTAGATATTTCCCATGCTAATGCAAATAAAGGATACGCCTTAAATATGATTCAAGAAAAGATGGGCATACATAAAAATGAAACGATGGTTTTTGGCGACTACAATAATGACTTGGAGATGCTAAAATTGGCGCATTTTAGTTACGCAATGGAAAATGCACATCCAGACGTAAAAAAAATAGCAAGTTTTGAAACTAAAAGCAACTCTGAAGAAGGCGTAGAAACTATACTTGATCAACTTTTAGAAAGATTGTATATCTAACAATTTTTGAATACGCATATAAACTGTTTAAAACAAAAAAGCATTCTTTTTTATATAATAAAAAAAGAATGCTTCAAAATAAATATATAAACTACTAATTAACTTCTTACTTCATTAACAATTGCTAAAGCAGCTTTTACATCTTGCTCTAACTTAGCATAATCCTTATTAGCTATAATGTCTTTAGATATTAATTGAGATCCCATACCAACACAAGTAACACCTGCATCAAACCATCCTTTAAGATTTTCTCTTGTTGGAGATACACCTCCTGTAGGCATAACGCTTGTCCATGGTTGAGGTCCTTTAATTCCTTTTACAAATTGTGGCCCGTAAATATCACCCGGGAATAATTTAACAATCTCACACCCTAATTCTTCAGCACGTGTAATTTCTGTTAATGTACCACAACCTGGAGACCATAATACTTTTTTACGGTTACAAGCAATTGCAATATCTTCTCTTAAAACAGGTGTTACAATAAAATTTGCTCCTAAAGCCATATATAATGATGCGGCAGCTCCATCGGTAACAGAACCAACTCCCATAATCATACCTGGTAATTCTTTAATAGCATATTTAGTTAATTCGCCAAAAACTTCATGAGCAAAATCACCACGAGCTGTAAACTCCATCAATCTAGCTCCACCATCGTAACATGCTTTTAATACTTTCTTACTTAATTCTATATCATTGTTAAAAAACAAAGGAATCATCCCTGTGTCTTTCATAGCTTGAGCTACTTCTAATCTTGAAAATTGTGCCATTTTATAAATGTTTATTTGTTGAATTGTTTGTTTGTTGAACTATTAAACCCATTAAACGATTCAATAGTTCAACAATTAAACACTAATATTATCTTGCTACTCTACCAGATGCATCACCACCCATTAATTTTTCCACTTCTGCAACAGTTACTAAGTTAGCATCGCCTTTAATAGTGTGTTTTAAACAAGATGCTGCTACGGCAAAATCTAATGCATTTTGATCATCTTCTGGGTATGTTAATAATCCGTAAATTAAACCTCCCATAAATGAATCTCCACCACCTACTCTATCAACAATATCAGTAATTTGATATTGACGTGTTTCAAACATTGTTTTACCATCGTATAATACGCCTGCCCATGTATTATGAGAAGCTGAAATAGAACCTCTTAACGTAGTAATTACCTTTTTAGCTCTTGGAAATTTTTTCATCATTTGTTGACAAACAGATAAAAAAGCTTCCGCTTTTACATCATGACCTTGAGTTTGAACACTAATACCTTCTGGTTTAATTCCAAAGTGCATCTCTGCATCTTCTTCATTACCTAAAATAACATCACAATACGATGTTAATTCAGTCATGATCGCCTCACGGTCACCACCATATTTCCATAATTTAGCTCTATAATTTAAATCGGTAGAAATAGTAATTCCTTTTGCACTAGCAGCTTTTACTGCTTCTAAACAAACATCGGCAGAACTTTGAGAAATAGCTGGAGTAATACCTGTCCAGTGAAACCACTCAACACCTTCAAAAACAGCATCCCAATCAACCATTCCTGACTGAATATCTGCCATAGAAGAATTAGCTCTATCATAAACTACTTTACTACCTCTAGAAACCGCACCTGTTTCAAGGAAATAAATACCTAAACGGTCTCCACCCCAAACAATTTTATCAACACCAACACCTCTTTTACGCATTTCCATCATAGCACATTCACCAATATCATTTTTTGGTAAACGCGTTACGAAATCACATGATATTCCATAGTTAGCCAATGAAACAGCCACGTTAGACTCTCCTCCTCCATAAACAACATCAAAGTTATTTGCTTGCGAAAATCTTAAAAATCCTTGAGGAGCTAATCTTAACATGATTTCTCCAAATGTTACTACTTTACTCATTACTTAAATTATTATTTAGTTAATTATATATTTGCTTAAACGTTTAAGCAATTTTTTGAAATTTAATCAAAACCAATTAAAATATAATGGTTTTGATTATAAAAACTAAAACATTATATTTGCTTAAACGTTTAAGCAAATATATAAAAAAATTGAATACAAAAAAGAAAACAACCATAAAAGATATTGCTAACGTATTAAACATTTCTCCTGCAGCAGTTTCAAAGGCACTTCATAACGACCCTAGAATAAGTGATAAAACAAAAAAAGCGGTAAAACAAGTAGCCAAAAATTTAAACTACCAGCCCAATCATCTAGCTAGTGCATTACGCAAAGGAAAAAGTAAATTAGTTGGTGTTATTATACCCAGAACAAACAGTAACTTTTTTTCTTCTGTTATTCAAAATATTGAAGAAGTTTTAAATAAAGAAGGTTACAATATAATAATAACACAATCTAATGAATCGTACCAAAAAGAATGTAACAACATAGATACATTATTATTTACTCAAGTTGATGGTATTATAGCTTCAATGGCAAACGAAACTATTGATTTAAACTATTATAAAAAAATCAAATCTAAAGGTATTCCGTTAATTTTATTTGATCGTGGAGAAAACGATTTAAACGTTGATTATATAGGAATTAATGATTATGATAGCAGTCATAAAATTGTTGAACATTTGGTAAATCAAGGCTGTAAACGCATAGCCCATATTGGTGGATATAAACACACCCGAATTTTCAATAATAGAATAAAAGGCTATCTAGATGCACTAAAAAAACATAATTTACCTCTTGAAGATGAGCTTCTTATTGAAAGTAGCCTTACTATAGAAGATGGAAGGCAAAAAATGTCGAAATTATTAGCTTTAAAAAACCGACCAGATGCTGTATATGTAGCTGGAGATTATGCAGCATTAGGTGCTCTTCAAATACTAAACGAACACCATATTAACATCCCTAAAGACATTGCACTAGTGGGTTTTGGAGACGAACCCTTTACGGCTATGGTTACGCCAACAATAACCAGTATAAACCAACACAGTGCTGAAATTGGAAAACAAGCTGCTTATACATTTTTAAAGCATGCCAAAGAAACAACTATTAAGCAAAAATTAAACAAAATAATTTTAGACGCAGAATTAATTATTAGAGATTCTTCAAACGTAAAAAAGCTTAATTCTTAATATAAAAAAAAGCGTATAAATAAATATACGCTTAAACTGCTATTAATCTTTCTATAAGTTGAATTTGAACAATAGATAGAGAGAGAACAATATTACAATTTTTAATTATTTCACTATGTAACTTTTGTTACATTAAGTTTATTCTACAAAATTACAATCACAGCTAAAACAGAAAAAGCATCTCGATTTCCTATAAAGAAAAAGAAGGCTTACAGGATAAACCTAAAAACATTTAACTAAGTAATTAATTTCAGCTATTCCTCTCAAAAACCACACAACTTCTTTAATTACAAAAAAGCCCTAATCTCTTAGAGCTTTCGGAAATTTGGCAATATGGATAAGGCTCCTACTTAATGATAATTTTAAATAAACAAAATACATCTATACCTTTTAATGTTTTATAAATTTTAATGTCGCCTTTTTATCATCAGCAATTATCATCAAATAATAAATTCCAACAGATTTGTTCTTTATCTTTAATTTAAATTCTTGTAAATTCATAAAAGATTCTTGCTGGATTAGTTTACCTATATCATCAAATACCTTTACCTTAATTAAATTATAACTCACTCCTAAATTAAAATTAACAATACTTTTTGTTGGATTTGGGTAAGCGGTAATTAATTGTTCAAAAGTATTTTCTATGACACTAAGACTAGTTAACGAAAAATCATCTGAGGTTACTATACTCCAATTATTTGAAGAATCTTTAAATTGAAAATGAATCGTGTAATCTCCAATCACCAGACCAGGAAAATCAATAGCTTCACTTAAATTTATTAGCTGTGATGGGCTATCTATGGATACATAAATTGCATTAGCAATGTCATTATTTACCCAATAGCGATATGCAGTAATTTTATTATTAACTACAGAATTGGTTTTATAAAAAAACTGATTCACTGGGACACTCCAATTACCTTTATCATCCTTAAACCTAATACTAAAAAGATGCAGTCCCTCTTCAATATTCTCAATAGGAATCACTTCCATTAATTGCATTTGTTGCATTGGTGTAGTAGCAACAAGTGCATTGGTATCAATGTCATTATCAAACCAAAATTGGTAAGCTACAATATTGCTATCCGTCAAGTTATTATAATAAAAAAACTGATTTTGAGGAATGCTCCATCTTCCTTTATCATCTTTAAAATGAATGCTAAAAATATGAAGTCCATCAGATAGTGTTTCTAAAAATATTGAAGTGTCCAATAGCAATTGTCCATTCGGCGAAACCGTTTCGATTATTTGTGAACTATAATCATTATCAAACCAATACTGATAGCCATTTATATTATTGGTAATTAATTCATTATAATATAAAAAATCACTTGAGGTATTACTCCACCTATTTTTACTGTCTCTAAAACGAATATTAAAGCGATGCAATCCATCCTTTAATGTTTCAAGAGGAATTGCTGAATTCAACATTAAGTTTTCTGTTGAAGAAACCGATGCATAGATATTTGAATCATAGTCATTGTCAAACCAGTATTGATAGCTGTTTATACTATTGGCTGTCAAATTATTAAAATAGAAAAAATCACTTGAGGTAACGCTCCAACGATCATCAGTATCTTTAAAACGAATATTAAAAATATGTAGTCCATCAGATAGTGTTTCAAGAGGTATATCTGTATTCAATTCTAAGTTTTCTACTGGAGAAACCGATGCATAGATATTTGAACCATAGTCATTGTCAAACCAGTATTGATACCTAGAAATGTTATTTTGGGCCATGCTATAAGAACCTAAAAACAGATAGTTTATAAAAAATATTAGCCCAATTTTCAATAGTTTTTTCATAACTAATTTTGTTGAGCGTTAACTGTAAAAGAAATATTTAAAACCCCATTACTATCGGTAGTGGTTTGTATAGATTTAAATGAAACATGAGGATTTATAGGTACCGCTCCTTCTTTAAAGGGCAATAGTCCTCCATAAAGCCCCACTTCAGTTCCGTCATCACCTAAATACGTTACAGAGGCATCGGGTAATAGATGAAAATCTGATGCAACCATATCAACAAAAACAGTTGCCATGTCAACCTCCTTGTAATTATTTAAATCTGTAGCTCCTGTTTGAAGAGAAGGAGATGGGTGAGCAAAAATGTTATATTGAAAATTATTGTAACTACAATTTCCATCCGAAAGTAAATTAGTAGTGGTGAAAATATTGTTCATAAATGTATTTGCATCACAATTCGATAATGTACCAAATCCAGATTCATATGTTATAACATTATTTTTAAAGACATTGGAATTAGACTCAAGTATTCTACCTCTTAGGATACAGTTTGAGATTACCGAATAGGTTACCCCTTGAATATGAAAATCGCCAAGAATATCACATTGAATTACGGATGCATTTGTTGGAACTATTCCTGTATTGGTAAAATATAAATTCGCAATTTTTAATCTTATCAAAGTGAATCCATTAATATCAGCATCAGATTTAACCAAACCTCCTTGGAATTGCATGCCTTCCATATATAGGTTGGATGCATTGCTTCCTATAACAATACGACCAGAATTGATGGTAGAACTATAAATATAAGTTTTTCCTGTTACTGCGGTTGAATCTGTATCATACCCCGCACCTATAATTACCAAACCTTTATCTATGGTGGTAGGCGCTACAAAATTACCTCCTGAAACATACAACGTATCACCAGTTATTGAAGCATCATAAGCATCTATCAAAGGTGCATCTCCACCAAAAATAGTTGTAGTTCCGTCGCTATGCAAAGCAACTGACTTTTGAGCTGTTGAATAAACAACTACAAAAAGTAAAAAAATTGAAAGTAAAAATTCTCTTTTCATAATAGTATTATTAATTAATTATAGTAGTTGTTCTAAAGTATACTATGTTAAAAAGAAGCCAAATGATATTAATCAGTCCAATTATAATTACAGAACTTAAAAGCTTCATATTAAGTTTTCAAAAAAAAGC
The nucleotide sequence above comes from Flavobacteriaceae bacterium HL-DH10. Encoded proteins:
- a CDS encoding LacI family DNA-binding transcriptional regulator, with translation MNTKKKTTIKDIANVLNISPAAVSKALHNDPRISDKTKKAVKQVAKNLNYQPNHLASALRKGKSKLVGVIIPRTNSNFFSSVIQNIEEVLNKEGYNIIITQSNESYQKECNNIDTLLFTQVDGIIASMANETIDLNYYKKIKSKGIPLILFDRGENDLNVDYIGINDYDSSHKIVEHLVNQGCKRIAHIGGYKHTRIFNNRIKGYLDALKKHNLPLEDELLIESSLTIEDGRQKMSKLLALKNRPDAVYVAGDYAALGALQILNEHHINIPKDIALVGFGDEPFTAMVTPTITSINQHSAEIGKQAAYTFLKHAKETTIKQKLNKIILDAELIIRDSSNVKKLNS
- a CDS encoding LacI family DNA-binding transcriptional regulator; the protein is MVTLKQLAKELNVSISTVSKALNNSEEIGEETVKRVKELAELYNYKPNRMALSLKQNKTKTIGVIIPNILNHFLAKVLFGIEREATKLGYNIITCISNESLETEKASLQLLASGSVDGFILCVSEETQIKNEIDHFKKTISQGLPIVMFDRVAHDVMCDKVIVDDFDATYNATKNLLLENRKNIVFISNIDDLSVGKLRERGYNKAILENGGQDPLVLRIFKKDDHQKKIKSFFRKNNTIDGVVSADSSSAIIAINSAINLGKKVPKHMSVIGFASKSDSNHTLPRLTTIRQHAKVIGANATQLLVNRLQNMHLNEDVRTIIVKTSLVKNKSTLL
- a CDS encoding T9SS type A sorting domain-containing protein translates to MKKLLKIGLIFFINYLFLGSYSMAQNNISRYQYWFDNDYGSNIYASVSPVENLELNTDIPLETLSDGLHIFNIRFKDTDDRWSVTSSDFFYFNNLTANSINSYQYWFDNDYDSNIYASVSSTENLMLNSAIPLETLKDGLHRFNIRFRDSKNRWSNTSSDFLYYNELITNNINGYQYWFDNDYSSQIIETVSPNGQLLLDTSIFLETLSDGLHIFSIHFKDDKGRWSIPQNQFFYYNNLTDSNIVAYQFWFDNDIDTNALVATTPMQQMQLMEVIPIENIEEGLHLFSIRFKDDKGNWSVPVNQFFYKTNSVVNNKITAYRYWVNNDIANAIYVSIDSPSQLINLSEAIDFPGLVIGDYTIHFQFKDSSNNWSIVTSDDFSLTSLSVIENTFEQLITAYPNPTKSIVNFNLGVSYNLIKVKVFDDIGKLIQQESFMNLQEFKLKIKNKSVGIYYLMIIADDKKATLKFIKH
- a CDS encoding HAD family hydrolase; the encoded protein is MDFSKVKLVVSDMDGTLLNTNSEVSNRFFIQFEKLKQRNIHFVAASGRQYQSILEKLDTIKHDISIIAENGGIMQHNNETNILLQLSTEDVLKTIKTLRNIEGCYIVLCGRKSAYIETNDSNFISKFSKYYAEYKIVEDLTRVTNDDFLKIAVYHFESSETYIYPHLKALSNQLQIIVSGQNWLDISHANANKGYALNMIQEKMGIHKNETMVFGDYNNDLEMLKLAHFSYAMENAHPDVKKIASFETKSNSEEGVETILDQLLERLYI
- a CDS encoding sugar kinase, which encodes MSKVVTFGEIMLRLAPQGFLRFSQANNFDVVYGGGESNVAVSLANYGISCDFVTRLPKNDIGECAMMEMRKRGVGVDKIVWGGDRLGIYFLETGAVSRGSKVVYDRANSSMADIQSGMVDWDAVFEGVEWFHWTGITPAISQSSADVCLEAVKAASAKGITISTDLNYRAKLWKYGGDREAIMTELTSYCDVILGNEEDAEMHFGIKPEGISVQTQGHDVKAEAFLSVCQQMMKKFPRAKKVITTLRGSISASHNTWAGVLYDGKTMFETRQYQITDIVDRVGGGDSFMGGLIYGLLTYPEDDQNALDFAVAASCLKHTIKGDANLVTVAEVEKLMGGDASGRVAR
- a CDS encoding bifunctional 4-hydroxy-2-oxoglutarate aldolase/2-dehydro-3-deoxy-phosphogluconate aldolase: MAQFSRLEVAQAMKDTGMIPLFFNNDIELSKKVLKACYDGGARLMEFTARGDFAHEVFGELTKYAIKELPGMIMGVGSVTDGAAASLYMALGANFIVTPVLREDIAIACNRKKVLWSPGCGTLTEITRAEELGCEIVKLFPGDIYGPQFVKGIKGPQPWTSVMPTGGVSPTRENLKGWFDAGVTCVGMGSQLISKDIIANKDYAKLEQDVKAALAIVNEVRS